GTCCTGCGCCACCTGGCCGGTGAGGGCGGTGGCGACGGGGAGCCAGGCGATCGTCAGCATCCACGCGACGGTGATCCACAGCAGCGTGTCGGTGACGCGTTCCACGAGCGCGAAGAGCCGGTGGTGGCTGATCCAGAAGTTCGCGATCAGAGCGAAGCTCAAGACGAACAGCAGGATCGAGTCGAGGTTGCCCGAGAGCCAGTCCCACGTCGAGTCACCCGCGCTCGACGCGTCGCCGATCGTATTGATCAGAGGCAGGACGAGCAGCGTCATGGCGATCGCGACGACGGCGTCGGTGAAGGATTTCAGCCGTTCGGCCTTCACCGGCGTGTGACCGTCGACCTCGGCATCCGTCGTGTCGGTCTCGTCCTTCGGTGCGGCCACTGAGACATCCCCTCACTACAGGCGTCTTGCCCGCGTGGGATCAGTCTGGCGTGCTCCTCCGCTCTCCGCCCGGATCGCACTGCAACCCGATCGGTTGGGGGGCGGCGGCGCTCGGAGAGTCCGAACGCCGCCGGGCGCCTCAGTACTTGGCCGACTGCCCACCATCGATCGGGATGACCGTTGCGTTCACGTACGACGCGTCGTCGGACAGGAGAAAGGCGACGACGGCCGCGATCTCGGGGGCCTCTCCGTAGCGCTTCGTGGGGTTCGCCTGGATGAACTGCTCGGCGGCCTGGCGCGGGTTCTCGGCGTC
This genomic stretch from Microbacterium sp. SLBN-146 harbors:
- a CDS encoding TMEM175 family protein, with product MAAPKDETDTTDAEVDGHTPVKAERLKSFTDAVVAIAMTLLVLPLINTIGDASSAGDSTWDWLSGNLDSILLFVLSFALIANFWISHHRLFALVERVTDTLLWITVAWMLTIAWLPVATALTGQVAQDDLQLIIYIGTMALTCITLGAARLYLRAHPSLHRIPDRGMRRGLLADVLTTVMFLVALVVAIAVPAIGYSALFLMVLVSPLHALFARMLGIGAPRARRA